From the genome of Ignavibacteriales bacterium, one region includes:
- a CDS encoding serine protease encodes MIKKICFTILSAVIFLFTTLSCSSSALYDSIYPTLRDGQYDSEFPYKNSSKQLEEISGSIRLVNSIAFYTSYVFNETSKFRASDVGQINFSKAAIEQINFNRTASGTSTVIFEDQGTVALLSVAHIISFPDTIISHFINPDGSFSQFIQSVSIKTKQTIYIPDFPDNGEVDIILIDKVKDVALLGRHFSFDKTISMPVFKYPWGKSSELEWGSFVYVFGFPMNYKMISKAIVSSPGKENHTFLIDAVFNRGYSGGIVLAIRDGVPNFELVGLVRSVPSEYQYTIRPLAKEQDFDFNPMLPFKGDVYVDREQVLRTGITKVIGIEIVKDFIVAHKEELIEKGYLLKDLFNVPDKLKLKINN; translated from the coding sequence ATGATCAAAAAGATCTGCTTCACAATATTATCTGCGGTTATATTTTTATTTACAACTCTTTCATGTTCATCATCGGCGCTATACGACAGCATTTATCCTACATTACGCGACGGTCAATACGATAGTGAATTTCCTTACAAAAATTCTTCCAAACAGCTTGAAGAAATCAGCGGTTCAATCCGGCTTGTCAACAGCATAGCGTTTTATACAAGCTATGTATTCAATGAGACAAGTAAATTTAGAGCGAGTGATGTAGGTCAAATAAATTTTAGTAAGGCGGCAATTGAACAGATTAATTTTAACCGAACGGCATCCGGAACCTCAACCGTAATTTTCGAAGATCAAGGAACAGTTGCGTTATTATCAGTCGCTCACATTATTTCCTTCCCGGATACCATTATTTCTCATTTTATAAATCCCGACGGATCATTTTCGCAATTCATACAAAGTGTTTCAATCAAAACAAAACAAACTATTTACATTCCAGACTTTCCTGATAACGGGGAAGTTGACATTATTCTAATCGACAAGGTTAAAGATGTTGCATTACTTGGAAGGCATTTTTCATTCGATAAAACAATTTCGATGCCGGTTTTTAAATATCCATGGGGAAAATCGAGTGAACTCGAATGGGGAAGTTTTGTTTATGTTTTCGGTTTTCCAATGAATTACAAAATGATTTCGAAAGCTATCGTCAGCAGTCCGGGAAAAGAAAATCATACGTTTTTAATAGACGCAGTCTTCAACCGTGGCTACAGCGGTGGAATTGTTCTCGCAATTCGAGATGGCGTTCCTAATTTTGAACTTGTCGGTTTAGTCCGTTCAGTTCCCTCCGAATATCAGTATACAATCCGCCCGTTGGCGAAGGAACAAGATTTTGATTTTAATCCAATGCTGCCGTTCAAAGGAGATGTTTATGTTGATCGGGAACAAGTATTGCGGACTGGAATTACAAAAGTAATAGGGATAGAAATTGTAAAAGATTTTATAGTGGCTCATAAAGAAGAATTAATTGAGAAAGGATATCTTTTAAAAGATCTGTTTAATGTGCCGGATAAACTGAAGCTTAAAATCAATAATTAG